A genomic segment from Aegilops tauschii subsp. strangulata cultivar AL8/78 chromosome 1, Aet v6.0, whole genome shotgun sequence encodes:
- the LOC109742361 gene encoding uncharacterized protein isoform X3, whose product MEEPLSGRVGLARLQGDGPRRGCKDPVGVLLLPPTDRRGALGWVEVAALSVMPSKPSRGKEMGKQDQRGKEQGVASHTGSSSASPLLVAEEDRYQQPMAPSQLVLLTTGSEEGTKAKVKNDFSGRFNLGEVRRTTQEKRFYNLKSTSRNCYF is encoded by the exons ATGGAGGAGCCGCTCTCAGGTCGAGTTGGGCTGGCAAGACTGCAGGGCGACGGCCCCAGGCGGGGGTGCAAGGATCCGGTCGGTGTGCTGTTGCTGCCGCCGACAGACAGAAGAGGCGCCCTCGGCTGGGTCGAAGTGGCAGCGCTGTCGGTGATGCCAAG CAAGCCAAGCAGGGGCAAGGAAATGGGCAAGCAAGACCAGAGAGGGAAGGAACAGGGCGTGGCCTCACACACTGGCTCGTCGTCAGCTTCACCGTTACTTGTAGCTGAAGAAGACAGATACCAGCAGCCGATGGCGCCGTCCCAGCTGGTGTTGCTTACCACAGGCTCTGAG GAAGGTACAAAGGCTAAGGTAAAAAATGATTTTAGTGGGAGATTCAACCTGGGAGAGGTGCGCAGAACTACTCAAGAAAAGAG
- the LOC109742361 gene encoding uncharacterized protein isoform X4, with product MEEPLSGRVGLARLQGDGPRRGCKDPVGVLLLPPTDRRGALGWVEVAALSVMPSKPSRGKEMGKQDQRGKEQGVASHTGSSSASPLLVAEEDRYQQPMAPSQLVLLTTGSEEGTKAKVKNDFSGRFNLGEVRRTTQEKSCIPGGLR from the exons ATGGAGGAGCCGCTCTCAGGTCGAGTTGGGCTGGCAAGACTGCAGGGCGACGGCCCCAGGCGGGGGTGCAAGGATCCGGTCGGTGTGCTGTTGCTGCCGCCGACAGACAGAAGAGGCGCCCTCGGCTGGGTCGAAGTGGCAGCGCTGTCGGTGATGCCAAG CAAGCCAAGCAGGGGCAAGGAAATGGGCAAGCAAGACCAGAGAGGGAAGGAACAGGGCGTGGCCTCACACACTGGCTCGTCGTCAGCTTCACCGTTACTTGTAGCTGAAGAAGACAGATACCAGCAGCCGATGGCGCCGTCCCAGCTGGTGTTGCTTACCACAGGCTCTGAG GAAGGTACAAAGGCTAAGGTAAAAAATGATTTTAGTGGGAGATTCAACCTGGGAGAGGTGCGCAGAACTACTCAAGAAAAGAG
- the LOC109742361 gene encoding uncharacterized protein isoform X5, which translates to MEEPLSGRVGLARLQGDGPRRGCKDPVGVLLLPPTDRRGALGWVEVAALSVMPSKPSRGKEMGKQDQRGKEQGVASHTGSSSASPLLVAEEDRYQQPMAPSQLVLLTTGSEPSLRDLQT; encoded by the exons ATGGAGGAGCCGCTCTCAGGTCGAGTTGGGCTGGCAAGACTGCAGGGCGACGGCCCCAGGCGGGGGTGCAAGGATCCGGTCGGTGTGCTGTTGCTGCCGCCGACAGACAGAAGAGGCGCCCTCGGCTGGGTCGAAGTGGCAGCGCTGTCGGTGATGCCAAG CAAGCCAAGCAGGGGCAAGGAAATGGGCAAGCAAGACCAGAGAGGGAAGGAACAGGGCGTGGCCTCACACACTGGCTCGTCGTCAGCTTCACCGTTACTTGTAGCTGAAGAAGACAGATACCAGCAGCCGATGGCGCCGTCCCAGCTGGTGTTGCTTACCACAGGCTCTGAG CCAAGTTTGCGAGATTTACAGACTTGA